The following are encoded together in the Flavobacterium sp. TR2 genome:
- a CDS encoding YbjQ family protein, which produces MGNPKDVLVLTTSSIEGIKIKKPLKPVTAHVVAGTNFFSDFMGGLTDVFGGRSNAYQKQLSSIYNEAIEKIKLATHEIGGNCIIGLSIDLDEISGKGKSMFMITAIGTAVIIEKENATNTLSDRDDKVEIVSIEKINILRKKQELIKEAQSGILTTDEDFWNFVIENQIEEVFPNILKRYSDIITTPQNYGEAYNSFNKRFINYVGVLKEDQKISLLYANIKRTENTSVAEYLSKVIKDLNLFNYDEIIKLLNDDNFNVQKIALKMATYDKPFYDQTDKKNLDTILEYIKSNFFERGTKTMKKQMLSSKEKEVWNCECSKINEIGEYCSSCHKDIKGFKPNELKPSEAEKQIEQKIDLIKEYLAI; this is translated from the coding sequence ATGGGAAATCCAAAAGATGTTTTAGTGTTGACAACTTCTTCAATAGAAGGAATAAAAATTAAAAAGCCTCTCAAACCTGTTACCGCGCATGTTGTTGCTGGTACTAATTTCTTCAGTGATTTTATGGGAGGGTTAACTGATGTTTTTGGAGGTCGATCTAATGCATATCAAAAGCAATTATCTTCAATATATAATGAAGCAATCGAAAAAATAAAACTTGCAACACACGAAATTGGTGGAAATTGTATCATAGGATTAAGTATTGATCTAGACGAAATTTCAGGTAAAGGAAAATCTATGTTTATGATTACGGCCATTGGTACTGCAGTTATTATTGAAAAAGAGAATGCGACTAACACCCTTTCGGATCGAGATGACAAGGTTGAAATTGTAAGTATTGAAAAAATAAATATTTTACGTAAAAAGCAGGAGTTAATTAAAGAAGCTCAATCAGGAATTTTGACAACAGATGAAGATTTTTGGAACTTTGTAATCGAAAATCAAATAGAAGAAGTTTTTCCCAATATACTTAAACGATATTCAGATATAATTACAACTCCTCAGAATTACGGAGAGGCTTATAATTCTTTTAATAAAAGATTTATTAACTATGTTGGTGTTTTAAAAGAAGATCAAAAAATAAGTCTTTTATATGCTAATATTAAAAGAACCGAAAATACTTCAGTAGCAGAATATCTATCAAAAGTTATAAAGGATTTAAATTTATTCAATTATGACGAAATAATAAAACTATTGAACGATGATAATTTTAATGTACAAAAGATAGCACTAAAAATGGCTACCTATGATAAGCCATTTTACGATCAAACGGACAAGAAAAATTTAGATACTATACTAGAGTATATCAAAAGTAATTTTTTTGAAAGAGGAACGAAAACAATGAAAAAGCAAATGCTGTCTTCGAAAGAAAAAGAGGTTTGGAATTGTGAATGTTCTAAAATAAATGAAATAGGAGAATATTGTAGTAGCTGTCATAAGGATATAAAAGGATTTAAACCAAATGAATTAAAGCCTTCCGAAGCAGAAAAACAAATCGAGCAAAAAATTGATTTAATAAAAGAATATCTTGCAATATAA
- a CDS encoding GNAT family N-acetyltransferase: MELNFKDFPKLITERLILRNIENSDVILIHKLHSDATVNAFVGRENSSSLQKAEEYIIKMQNLIARNECIYWVITEKENNDLIGSICLWNFDVENEIVEIGYEMLSEFQGKGIMTEAIKKVIEYAFEKIKAKIITAFPSSDNINSVSILKKMNFKLENEKYNNTHQNIKNLVTYTLRNNQIKN; the protein is encoded by the coding sequence ATGGAATTAAATTTCAAAGATTTCCCTAAACTAATTACTGAAAGATTAATATTAAGAAACATTGAAAACAGTGATGTTATTTTAATCCATAAATTACATTCTGATGCAACTGTAAATGCTTTTGTTGGAAGAGAGAATTCATCAAGCTTACAAAAAGCAGAAGAGTATATAATTAAAATGCAAAATTTAATTGCGAGAAATGAATGCATTTATTGGGTTATAACTGAAAAAGAAAACAACGATCTAATTGGTTCAATTTGTTTATGGAATTTTGATGTTGAAAATGAAATTGTAGAAATAGGATATGAAATGTTGAGTGAATTTCAAGGCAAAGGAATAATGACGGAAGCAATCAAAAAAGTGATAGAATATGCGTTTGAAAAAATAAAAGCAAAAATAATAACTGCTTTTCCGTCATCTGACAATATTAATTCTGTATCAATATTAAAAAAAATGAACTTTAAATTGGAGAATGAAAAATATAACAACACCCATCAGAATATAAAAAATCTGGTAACTTATACTTTAAGAAATAATCAAATTAAAAACTAG
- a CDS encoding DUF962 domain-containing protein encodes MRTLDQWFAEYAVSHQNPTNKAIHYICVPAIFFSIVGLLMSIPSAIIANTLQLNAPVIENWAFLILLFVLVFYIRLSISMALKIAIFSGICLVINYYIGQIVPLWIFSIGVFVIAWIGQFYGHNIEGKKPSFLKDLQFLLIGPAWVVENLFSKK; translated from the coding sequence ATGAGAACATTAGACCAATGGTTTGCAGAATATGCCGTAAGTCATCAGAACCCCACAAACAAAGCGATACATTATATTTGTGTGCCTGCCATTTTCTTTTCTATAGTTGGTTTGCTAATGAGCATTCCGAGTGCGATCATCGCCAATACGCTGCAATTGAATGCGCCTGTTATTGAAAATTGGGCATTTTTAATTCTACTTTTTGTCTTGGTTTTCTATATCAGATTATCAATTTCTATGGCGCTAAAAATTGCTATATTTTCTGGAATCTGCTTAGTTATCAATTATTATATCGGACAAATTGTTCCGTTATGGATATTCTCCATTGGCGTTTTCGTTATTGCTTGGATCGGACAGTTTTACGGCCACAATATTGAAGGCAAAAAACCTTCTTTCTTAAAAGATCTTCAGTTTTTACTGATTGGTCCTGCTTGGGTCGTTGAGAATTTGTTTTCGAAGAAATAA
- a CDS encoding DUF2199 domain-containing protein, giving the protein MYTYKCSCCGEVFEQMPLCFGNEFPAYYFTIPPEEREQRIEYGGSWCYVDEEHFFHRGRLTIPIIDYHEDLVFNVWTTISEDNFCLRMDLWEDPNRVNQEPYFGWMQTNVPTYGETLSLKSIAIEQGLGLIPEIKMIEENHLLTLDQENGITLEKAISIVDEIMKMQHGKS; this is encoded by the coding sequence ATGTATACTTACAAATGTTCTTGCTGCGGAGAAGTTTTTGAGCAAATGCCCTTATGCTTTGGGAATGAATTCCCTGCTTATTATTTTACCATTCCGCCCGAAGAAAGAGAGCAAAGAATAGAATATGGAGGAAGTTGGTGTTATGTCGATGAAGAGCATTTTTTTCATCGCGGCAGATTAACCATTCCTATTATTGATTATCACGAAGATTTAGTTTTTAATGTATGGACTACGATAAGCGAAGATAATTTCTGCCTAAGAATGGATTTATGGGAAGATCCAAACCGAGTAAACCAAGAGCCTTATTTTGGTTGGATGCAGACCAATGTGCCTACTTACGGCGAAACTTTATCTTTAAAATCTATTGCTATTGAACAAGGCTTAGGTTTAATTCCGGAAATAAAAATGATTGAGGAAAATCATCTCCTAACTTTAGATCAAGAAAACGGGATTACACTCGAAAAAGCTATTTCTATTGTAGATGAAATAATGAAAATGCAGCACGGTAAAAGCTAA